A window from Pseudomonas sp. MRSN 12121 encodes these proteins:
- a CDS encoding Gldg family protein, whose amino-acid sequence MKRILYSGTGLLLIAVLFLAFNMASGLLLTGVRLDLTQNKLYSISAGTRQILAELKEPLDLNFYFSNSEAKELAPLRSYAVRVQELLKVYEQESAGKIRLHVIDPLPFSEEEDKAGAFGLEALALGQGGAPVFFGLAGTDAQNNAQVIPFFAPDQEELLEYDISRLIQTLAHPQRPVLGLLSSLPANGGFDVRTQRKTEPWAILRELRQEYDLKELKTDTRDIPGDVDVLMLLHPKKLSQPTLYAIDQFVLRGGRLLAFVDPYSEQDSGEEYFGVQSKDKSSGLEPLFKAWGLHLQPGKVLGDNLYALFDSAKEGEPALPRPFTIGVPQAAMSQEDPSTSGLEFIALSTAGILEPVAGASTQFTALLSTSDSAKPFEADRFDKPADQQQALRDLAQPGQRYVIAARVQGPVKSAFAEGIDGRKDGLKQAQQVNLLVVADTDLLSDRMWLGTEDINGRTAPRPWADNASFVLNALDNLAGSDALNSLRSRGPYSRPFVVVERLRREAETSFRAKRLALEESLEEAEAKLQQLQGASPKSQSLSAEQQATVRQFMQEKSRIRKELREVQYQLNADIDQLGRNLKIVNIALMPLLVSLCMLLVWAVRYLRRKHAASRKAALAAGSPAA is encoded by the coding sequence ATGAAACGCATTCTGTATTCCGGCACCGGCCTGTTGCTCATCGCCGTGCTGTTCCTGGCCTTCAATATGGCCTCAGGCCTGTTGCTCACGGGCGTTCGCCTGGACCTGACCCAGAACAAGCTCTATTCCATCAGCGCCGGCACCCGGCAGATCCTTGCCGAGCTGAAGGAACCGCTGGACCTGAACTTCTACTTCTCCAACAGCGAGGCGAAGGAGCTCGCGCCGCTGCGCAGCTATGCCGTGCGGGTCCAGGAGTTGCTCAAGGTCTACGAACAGGAGTCTGCGGGCAAGATTCGCCTGCATGTCATCGACCCGCTGCCGTTTTCCGAAGAAGAGGACAAGGCCGGCGCATTCGGCCTGGAGGCCCTGGCGCTGGGGCAGGGCGGGGCGCCGGTGTTCTTCGGCCTGGCCGGCACCGACGCGCAGAACAATGCGCAGGTCATTCCGTTCTTCGCCCCGGACCAGGAGGAGTTGCTCGAATATGACATCAGCCGCCTGATACAGACCCTGGCCCATCCGCAGCGGCCGGTCCTGGGGCTGCTGAGCAGCCTGCCGGCGAACGGTGGCTTCGACGTCCGGACCCAGCGCAAGACCGAGCCCTGGGCGATCCTCCGGGAGCTGCGCCAGGAGTACGACCTGAAAGAACTCAAGACGGACACCCGGGACATCCCCGGCGACGTCGACGTGCTGATGCTGCTGCACCCGAAAAAGCTGTCGCAGCCGACCCTGTACGCCATCGACCAGTTCGTGTTGCGCGGCGGCCGGTTGCTCGCCTTTGTCGACCCCTACAGCGAACAGGACAGCGGCGAGGAATACTTCGGTGTGCAGAGCAAGGACAAGTCCTCGGGCCTGGAGCCGCTGTTCAAGGCCTGGGGCCTCCATCTGCAGCCGGGCAAGGTGCTGGGCGACAACCTCTATGCCCTGTTCGACAGCGCCAAGGAGGGCGAGCCGGCGTTGCCGCGCCCCTTCACCATCGGCGTGCCGCAAGCGGCCATGAGCCAGGAAGACCCGAGTACCAGCGGGCTGGAATTCATCGCCCTGAGCACCGCCGGCATCCTCGAACCGGTGGCGGGGGCCAGCACGCAGTTCACCGCGCTGCTGTCCACCTCGGACTCGGCCAAGCCGTTCGAGGCGGACCGTTTCGACAAGCCGGCCGACCAGCAGCAGGCACTGCGCGACCTGGCCCAGCCCGGCCAGCGCTATGTGATTGCGGCGCGCGTGCAGGGCCCGGTCAAGTCAGCGTTCGCCGAGGGTATCGACGGGCGCAAGGACGGGCTCAAGCAGGCGCAGCAGGTCAATCTGCTGGTGGTGGCCGATACCGACCTGTTGAGCGACCGCATGTGGCTCGGCACCGAGGACATCAATGGCCGCACGGCGCCGCGGCCATGGGCGGACAACGCCTCCTTCGTGCTCAATGCGCTGGACAACCTGGCCGGTTCGGATGCCTTGAACAGCCTGCGTTCGCGCGGTCCTTACAGCCGGCCGTTCGTGGTCGTGGAACGACTGCGCCGCGAGGCCGAGACCAGCTTCAGGGCCAAGCGCCTGGCCCTCGAGGAAAGCCTGGAGGAAGCCGAAGCCAAGTTGCAGCAGTTGCAGGGAGCCTCGCCCAAGAGCCAGTCGCTCAGCGCCGAACAACAGGCGACGGTGCGCCAGTTCATGCAGGAGAAATCCCGCATCCGCAAGGAGCTGCGCGAGGTGCAGTACCAGTTGAACGCCGACATCGACCAACTGGGGCGGAACCTGAAGATCGTCAACATTGCCCTGATGCCGTTGCTGGTGAGCCTGTGCATGCTGCTGGTCTGGGCCGTGCGCTACCTGCGACGCAAGCACGCGGCCTCGCGCAAGGCCGCGCTGGCCGCCGGCTCTCCAGCGGCCTAG